In the Populus trichocarpa isolate Nisqually-1 chromosome 1, P.trichocarpa_v4.1, whole genome shotgun sequence genome, one interval contains:
- the LOC7478086 gene encoding non-functional protein STAY-GREEN, chloroplastic codes for MAKLNGGPLHPSKHGPSVFEQNSSFFFYRRKPMTIKKKNLFTGPVARLLGPAIFEASKPKVLLLEVENKQPAAGELPPRTCTLTNCLAPSIICKTKALPSTIFSWACQYAIILLAFILLLSFIPFR; via the exons ATGGCTAAATTGAATGGTGGTCCCCTGCATCCTTCAAAGCATGGTCCCTCTGTTTTTGAACAAAAcagctctttctttttctatagaAGAAAACCCATGACGatcaagaagaagaacctaTTCACTGGTCCT GTGGCAAGGCTACTAGGTCCGGCGATTTTTGAGGCTTCAAAGCCAAAGGTGTTGCTTCTAGAGGTTGAAAATAAGCAGCCAGCTGCAGGGGAGCTTCCTCCAAGGACTTGTACCCTAACGAACTGCTTAGCCCCCTCTATAATTTGCAAGACGAAAGCATTGCCTTCTACAATTTTTTCTTGGGCTTGTCAGTACGCTATCATATTGCTAGCATTTATAttacttctttctttcattcCATTTCGCTGA
- the LOC7478087 gene encoding protein STAY-GREEN homolog, chloroplastic: MGSLAVAPFLPSKPRPSLFDQNSSLFSSSTKLKRKNQSISPVARLFGPSIFEASKLKVLFLGVDEKKHPGNLPRTYTLTHSDMTAKLTLAISQTINNSQLQGWSNKLYRDEVVAEWKKVKGNMSLHVHCHISGGHFLLDWCCRLRYFIFRRELPVVLKAFFHGDGSLLSSYPELQEALVWVYFHSNIPEFSKVECWGPLKDAAAPSTSETGGSNETEELANQSSNWDLPEPCQEENCSCCFPPMSLIPWSKMVPLENKKNPSTPQSFQQP, translated from the exons ATGGGTTCTTTGGCAGTTGCTCCCTTTCTTCCTTCAAAGCCAAGACCCTCTCTCTTTGATCAAAACAGCTCCCTCTTTTCTTCAAGTACAAAGCTCAAGAGGAAGAACCAATCTATCAGCCCT GTGGCAAGGTTATTTGGGCCATCTATTTTTGAGGCATCAAAGCTGAAGGTGCTGTTCTTAGGGGTTGATGAGAAGAAGCATCCAGGGAATCTGCCAAGGACTTATACTCTAACACACAGTGATATGACAGCTAAACTTACTTTAGCCATCTCACAGACCATAAACAATTCTCAG TTGCAGGGATGGTCCAACAAATTGTACCGAGATGAAGTGGTGGCAGAGTGGAAGAAAGTAAAGGGAAACATGTCTCTTCATGTTCATTGCCATATAAGTGGAGGCCATTTTCTTTTAGATTGGTGCTGTAGACTCAGATATTTCATCTTCCGCAGAGAACTCCCTGTG GTATTGAAGGCCTTTTTTCATGGAGATGGGAGTTTGTTGAGCAGCTATCCTGAATTACAGGAGGCTTTAGTTTGGGTTTACTTTCATTCAAACATTCCAGAATTCAGCAAGGTAGAGTGCTGGGGTCCACTCAAGGATGCTGCTGCGCCTTCTACTTCTGAAACTGGTGGGTCCAATGAGACCGAGGAGCTAGCAAACCAATCAAGCAACTGGGACTTGCCTGAGCCATGCCAAGAGGAGAATTGTAGCTGTTGCTTTCCACCAATGAGCTTGATCCCATGGTCTAAAATGGTTCCCTTGGAGAACAAAAAGAATCCAAGCACCCCACAGAGCTTTCAACAGCCCTAA